From the genome of Nicotiana sylvestris chromosome 2, ASM39365v2, whole genome shotgun sequence, one region includes:
- the LOC104229462 gene encoding uncharacterized protein gives MPVEVSNRVAETLGYPNGDLRPQNPNAASKKSKESERRRRRRKQKKNKAASQVANGEDSDNAAGDANGGAEDSAKENSDPQKSLEQVEVEYVPEKAELDGEFDEEFRKVFERFTFTDAAGSEENEKNDETAVDGASKKKADSDSEDDEQDDAQLKEKGISNKKKKLQRRMKIAELKQISMKPDVVEVWDATAADPKLLVFLKSYRNTVPVPRHWCQKRKFLQGKRGIEKQPFQLPDFIAATGIEKIRQAYIEKEDSKKLKQKQRERMQPKMGKMDIDYQVLHDAFFKYQTKPKLTHHGDLYYEGKEFEVKLREMKPGMLSHELKEALGMPEGAPPPWLINMQRYGPPPSYPQLKIPGLNAPIPPGAKFGYQPGGWGKPPVDEFGRPLYGDVFGVLQQDQPNYEDEPVDKTKHWGDLEEEEEEEEEEEEEEMEEEELEDGIQSVDSLSSTPTGVETPDVIDLRKQQRKEPEKPLYQVLEEKEEKIAPGTLLGTTHTYVINTGTQDKTGAKRVDLLKGQKSDRVDVTLAPEELELMDNVLPAKYEEAREEEKLRSQREDFSDMVAENEKKRKRKMQEKEGKSKKKDFKF, from the exons ATGCCGGTTGAAGTATCAAACAGAGTAGCTGAAACTCTTGGTTATCCAAACGGCGATTTGAGACCtcaaaaccctaacgccgcctcTAAGAAATCGAAGGAAAGCGAGAGGCGCCGTAGGCGGAGGAAGCAGAAGAAGAACAAGGCGGCGTCTCAAGTCGCCAATGGAGAAGATAGTGATAACGCTGCCGGAGACGCAAATGGCGGCGCTGAGGATAGCGCTAAGGAAAATTCCGATCCTCAGAAG TCTTTGGAGCAAGTTGAAGTGGAGTATGTACCAGAGAAGGCTGAATTAGATGGTGAGTTCGATGAGGAATTCAGGAAGGTTTTTGAGAGATTTACTTTCACGGATGCTGCTGGTTCCGAG GAGaatgaaaaaaatgatgaaactgCTGTGGATGGAGCCTCCAAGAAAAAGGCTGATTCTGATTCTGAGGACGACGAACAGGATGACGCACAGCTAAAGGAGAAGGGCATctctaacaaaaagaaaaaa CTTCAGCGTAGGATGAAGATTGCAGAACTGAAACAAATCTCTATGAAGCCTGATGTCGTTGAG GTGTGGGATGCTACTGCAGCAGATCCTAAGCTCTTGGTATTTCTGAAATCTTATCGAAATACTGTTCCTGTTCCAAGGCACTGGTGTCAGAAACGGAAATTTTTGCAG GGGAAGCGTGGAATTGAGAAACAACCATTTCAACTTCCTGACTTTATAGCTGCAACAGGAATTGAGAAAATTAGACAA GCTTATATTGAAAAGGAGGACAGTAAGAAGCTTAAACAAAAGCAGCGGGAAAGGATGCAGCCAAAAATGGGGAAGATGGATATCGATTATCAG GTTCTCCATGATGCCTTTTTTAAGTATCAGACTAAACCGAAGTTGACACATCATGGCGATCTGTATTATGAAGGGAAGGAGTTTGAG GTCAAGTTGAGGGAAATGAAACCTGGAATGTTGTCTCATGAACTGAAAGAGGCCCTTGGTATGCCTGAAGGTGCTCCTCCTCCTTGGCTCATCAATATGCAG AGATACGGTCCTCCACCCTCTTATCCTCAGCTGAAAATCCCTGGACTCAATGCTCCTATTCCACCAGGAGCCAAGTTTGGCTATCAGCCGGGAGGTTGGGGTAAACCACCTGTTGATGAA TTCGGACGCCCTTTATATGGAGATGTCTTTGGTGTGTTGCAACAAGACCAGCCTAATTATGAG GATGAACCTGTTGACAAGACTAAGCATTGGGGTGACttggaggaagaggaagaagaggaggaagaagaagaggaagaagagatgGAGGAAGAGGAGCTGGAGGATGGTATTCAGTCAGTGGACAGCCTTTCAAG TACTCCTACTGGAGTTGAGACTCCTGATGTTATTGACCTTCGCAAGCAGCAGAGGAAGGAGCCCGAGAAGCCCCTCTACCAG GTgcttgaagaaaaagaagaaaagatagcTCCTGGAACGCTTCTTGGAACAACCCATAC GTATGTGATCAACACTGGTACTCAAGACAAGACTGGTGCCAAAAGG GTTGATCTGCTCAAAGGTCAGAAGTCAGATAGAGTTGATGTCACATTGGCACCTGAAGAGTTGGAACTCATGGACAATGTCTTACCAGCCAA ATATGAGGAAGCTAGAGAGGAAGAGAAGCTTCGTAGCCAGCGTGAAGATTTCAGTGACATGGTAGCAGAG AACGAGAAGAAGAGGAAACGTAAAATGCAGGAAAAGGAAGGCAAGTCCAAAAAGAAGGACTtcaagttttga
- the LOC104229461 gene encoding pentatricopeptide repeat-containing protein At2g27610-like isoform X2: MLETSVSSEASIKAQVQKLVDLLHVCADEELLDESKAIHGYILKSDFSDNNLLLLLNHVSHAYSKCSEFGSCQVLFDKMLQKNVFSWTVMIVGSIENGFFYDGFKYFREMLEYGMLPDGFAYSAALRLCVALGSLELCKMVHAQIVVRGFTSNVIINTSLLNMYAKLGNVEASSLVFNSMSERNAVSWNTIISGLTANGLHLEAFNRFLEMKNKGFSPDVYTLVGVMKAVGSLGDIGKGKVVHSCVCELGMDSNVVVGTALIDMYAECGALCEAKTVFDSNFSNCGVNMPWNAMISGYTRCRCSQEALQLYVNMCKKNVRSDIYTYCSLFDAIAESKCSKFLMEVHAAVLKSEYDNISLSVQNAIADAYAKCGSLEGVRKIFDRMEQRDIVSWTTLVTAYSQGSQWEAAIAVFSQMREEGCAVNQYTLASTLVACASLCYLEYGRQLHGLQYKTGLQNESCIESALVDMYAKCGSITEAEKVFGCISDADAVSWTAMISGYAQHGSVFCALELFKKMEQLGIKPTAVTLLSILFACSHGGLVKEGFHFFWSMGKRYNLVPEMQHYACVVDLLGRVGLLIEAFEFIGKMPVEPDEMVWQSLLSACRIHRDSELGEIAAKKILSVCPQYSATYVLLSNTYMETGNFREGIDLRNVMKKQGVKKEPGFSWVTINGKAHKFYASDQEHPEKKSIYLMLEELRVDMKALGYKPDFRSVLTSGD, encoded by the coding sequence ATGCTTGAAACTAGTGTTAGTTCTGAAGCTTCCATCAAAGCTCAAGTCCAAAAACTGGTCGATCTACTCCATGTATGCGCTGATGAAGAGTTATTAGATGAAAGCAAAGCCATTCATGGTTATATTCTGAAGTCTGATTTTTCAGATAATAACTTGTTGCTGTTGCTTAATCATGTATCACACGCATATTCGAAATGCTCAGAGTTTGGCTCTTGTCAGGTATTGTTTGATAAAATGTTGCAGAAGAATGTCTTCTCTTGGACTGTCATGATTGTGGGATCAATAGAAAATGGATTTTTCTATGATGGGTTCAAATACTTCCGAGAGATGCTAGAGTACGGAATGCTGCCAGATGGATTTGCTTACTCGGCTGCATTGCGGTTGTGCGTTGCTTTAGGCAGCCTTGAATTGTGTAAAATGGTACATGCTCAGATTGTTGTGAGAGGCTTTACTTCAAATGTTATTATTAATACATCACTTCTTAACATGTATGCAAAGTTGGGGAATGTTGAGGCTTCATCTCTGGTTTTCAACAGTATGAGTGAAAGGAATGCAGTCTCTTGGAATACAATAATATCAGGACTTACTGCTAATGGTCTTCATTTGGAAGCGTTTAATCGTTTTCTTGAAATGAAAAATAAAGGATTTTCCCCAGATGTATACACTTTAGTTGGTGTAATGAAGGCAGTCGGGAGTTTAGGTGATATTGGCAAGGGTAAGGTAGTCCATAGCTGTGTCTGTGAGTTAGGTATGGATTCTAATGTTGTTGTAGGCACTGCACTGATTGATATGTATGCTGAATGCGGTGCTTTATGTGAGGCAAAGACTGTTTTTGATTCTAATTTCAGCAATTGTGGAGTAAATATGCCATGGAACGCAATGATTTCTGGTTATACACGGTGTAGATGTAGCCAAGAAGCTTTACAGCTATATGTTAATATGTGTAAAAAGAATGTTAGGTCTGATATTTACACTTACTGTAGTCTGTTCGACGCGATAGCTGAATCAAAATGTTCCAAGTTTTTAATGGAGGTTCATGCGGCGGTTCTTAAATCTGAATATGATAATATATCCCTTAGTGTGCAGAATGCAATTGCAGATGCTTATGCTAAATGTGGGTCTCTTGAGGGTGTAAGGAAGATCTTTGACAGAATGGAACAAAGAGACATAGTGTCTTGGACCACTCTTGTGACTGCATATTCTCAAGGTTCCCAATGGGAGGCAGCTATAGCCGTTTTTTCTCAGATGAGGGAAGAAGGCTGTGCAGTCAATCAGTATACTTTGGCTAGCACCCTTGTTGCATGCGCTAGCCTATGCTATCTTGAGTACGGTCGGCAACTTCATGGGCTCCAGTACAAAACTGGGTTACAGAATGAAAGTTGCATAGAAAGTGCACTAGTAGATATGTATGCCAAGTGTGGGAGCATAACTGAGGCAGAAAAGGTATTTGGTTGTATTTCCGATGCTGATGCTGTTTCTTGGACTGCCATGATATCTGGGTATGCCCAACATGGTTCTGTATTTTGTGCACTTGAACTATTCAAGAAAATGGAGCAATTGGGCATTAAACCCACTGCAGTTACATTATTGAGCATTTTGTTTGCTTGTAGCCATGGTGGATTGGTTAAAGAAGGTTTTCACTTTTTTTGGTCAATGGGTAAAAGGTATAATTTGGTACCAGAGATGCAGCATTATGCTTGTGTGGTTGACCTCCTTGGCCGTGTGGGTCTTCTAATTGAAGCGTTCGAATTTATTGGAAAAATGCCTGTTGAACCGGATGAAATGGTTTGGCAATCACTGTTAAGTGCATGTAGGATTCATAGAGATTCTGAGCTGGGAGAAATAGCTGCCAAGAAAATCCTTTCTGTTTGCCCTCAATATTCAGCTACATATGTTCTTTTATCCAATACATATATGGAAACTGGGAATTTTAGAGAGGGAATTGACCTGAGAAATGTGATGAAAAAGCAAGGGGTTAAAAAGGAGCCAGGCTTTAGTTGGGTTACTATTAACGGTAAAGCCCATAAATTTTATGCAAGCGATCAGGAACACCCAGAGAAAAAAAGCATTTATCTTATGCTGGAAGAATTAAGGGTGGATATGAAGGCTTTGGGTTATAAACCAGATTTCAGATCTGTTTTAACATCTGGAGATTGA
- the LOC104229461 gene encoding pentatricopeptide repeat-containing protein At2g27610-like isoform X1, with amino-acid sequence MHQISHMNCQSSAKCGILEANHFSPVFQCQLPTIPSSNRVVVSRSQLSLPNIKRNNGVVCNKMLETSVSSEASIKAQVQKLVDLLHVCADEELLDESKAIHGYILKSDFSDNNLLLLLNHVSHAYSKCSEFGSCQVLFDKMLQKNVFSWTVMIVGSIENGFFYDGFKYFREMLEYGMLPDGFAYSAALRLCVALGSLELCKMVHAQIVVRGFTSNVIINTSLLNMYAKLGNVEASSLVFNSMSERNAVSWNTIISGLTANGLHLEAFNRFLEMKNKGFSPDVYTLVGVMKAVGSLGDIGKGKVVHSCVCELGMDSNVVVGTALIDMYAECGALCEAKTVFDSNFSNCGVNMPWNAMISGYTRCRCSQEALQLYVNMCKKNVRSDIYTYCSLFDAIAESKCSKFLMEVHAAVLKSEYDNISLSVQNAIADAYAKCGSLEGVRKIFDRMEQRDIVSWTTLVTAYSQGSQWEAAIAVFSQMREEGCAVNQYTLASTLVACASLCYLEYGRQLHGLQYKTGLQNESCIESALVDMYAKCGSITEAEKVFGCISDADAVSWTAMISGYAQHGSVFCALELFKKMEQLGIKPTAVTLLSILFACSHGGLVKEGFHFFWSMGKRYNLVPEMQHYACVVDLLGRVGLLIEAFEFIGKMPVEPDEMVWQSLLSACRIHRDSELGEIAAKKILSVCPQYSATYVLLSNTYMETGNFREGIDLRNVMKKQGVKKEPGFSWVTINGKAHKFYASDQEHPEKKSIYLMLEELRVDMKALGYKPDFRSVLTSGD; translated from the exons ATGCACCAAATATCACATATGAATTGTCAGTCCTCTGCTAAATGTGGGATTCTTGAAGCTAATCATTTCTCTCCAGTTTTTCAATGCCAGTTGCCCACTATTCCTTCAAGTAACAGA GTAGTTGTATCGAGATCACAATTGTCGTTGCCAAATATCAAGAGAAATAATGGGGTTGTTTGTAACAAGATGCTTGAAACTAGTGTTAGTTCTGAAGCTTCCATCAAAGCTCAAGTCCAAAAACTGGTCGATCTACTCCATGTATGCGCTGATGAAGAGTTATTAGATGAAAGCAAAGCCATTCATGGTTATATTCTGAAGTCTGATTTTTCAGATAATAACTTGTTGCTGTTGCTTAATCATGTATCACACGCATATTCGAAATGCTCAGAGTTTGGCTCTTGTCAGGTATTGTTTGATAAAATGTTGCAGAAGAATGTCTTCTCTTGGACTGTCATGATTGTGGGATCAATAGAAAATGGATTTTTCTATGATGGGTTCAAATACTTCCGAGAGATGCTAGAGTACGGAATGCTGCCAGATGGATTTGCTTACTCGGCTGCATTGCGGTTGTGCGTTGCTTTAGGCAGCCTTGAATTGTGTAAAATGGTACATGCTCAGATTGTTGTGAGAGGCTTTACTTCAAATGTTATTATTAATACATCACTTCTTAACATGTATGCAAAGTTGGGGAATGTTGAGGCTTCATCTCTGGTTTTCAACAGTATGAGTGAAAGGAATGCAGTCTCTTGGAATACAATAATATCAGGACTTACTGCTAATGGTCTTCATTTGGAAGCGTTTAATCGTTTTCTTGAAATGAAAAATAAAGGATTTTCCCCAGATGTATACACTTTAGTTGGTGTAATGAAGGCAGTCGGGAGTTTAGGTGATATTGGCAAGGGTAAGGTAGTCCATAGCTGTGTCTGTGAGTTAGGTATGGATTCTAATGTTGTTGTAGGCACTGCACTGATTGATATGTATGCTGAATGCGGTGCTTTATGTGAGGCAAAGACTGTTTTTGATTCTAATTTCAGCAATTGTGGAGTAAATATGCCATGGAACGCAATGATTTCTGGTTATACACGGTGTAGATGTAGCCAAGAAGCTTTACAGCTATATGTTAATATGTGTAAAAAGAATGTTAGGTCTGATATTTACACTTACTGTAGTCTGTTCGACGCGATAGCTGAATCAAAATGTTCCAAGTTTTTAATGGAGGTTCATGCGGCGGTTCTTAAATCTGAATATGATAATATATCCCTTAGTGTGCAGAATGCAATTGCAGATGCTTATGCTAAATGTGGGTCTCTTGAGGGTGTAAGGAAGATCTTTGACAGAATGGAACAAAGAGACATAGTGTCTTGGACCACTCTTGTGACTGCATATTCTCAAGGTTCCCAATGGGAGGCAGCTATAGCCGTTTTTTCTCAGATGAGGGAAGAAGGCTGTGCAGTCAATCAGTATACTTTGGCTAGCACCCTTGTTGCATGCGCTAGCCTATGCTATCTTGAGTACGGTCGGCAACTTCATGGGCTCCAGTACAAAACTGGGTTACAGAATGAAAGTTGCATAGAAAGTGCACTAGTAGATATGTATGCCAAGTGTGGGAGCATAACTGAGGCAGAAAAGGTATTTGGTTGTATTTCCGATGCTGATGCTGTTTCTTGGACTGCCATGATATCTGGGTATGCCCAACATGGTTCTGTATTTTGTGCACTTGAACTATTCAAGAAAATGGAGCAATTGGGCATTAAACCCACTGCAGTTACATTATTGAGCATTTTGTTTGCTTGTAGCCATGGTGGATTGGTTAAAGAAGGTTTTCACTTTTTTTGGTCAATGGGTAAAAGGTATAATTTGGTACCAGAGATGCAGCATTATGCTTGTGTGGTTGACCTCCTTGGCCGTGTGGGTCTTCTAATTGAAGCGTTCGAATTTATTGGAAAAATGCCTGTTGAACCGGATGAAATGGTTTGGCAATCACTGTTAAGTGCATGTAGGATTCATAGAGATTCTGAGCTGGGAGAAATAGCTGCCAAGAAAATCCTTTCTGTTTGCCCTCAATATTCAGCTACATATGTTCTTTTATCCAATACATATATGGAAACTGGGAATTTTAGAGAGGGAATTGACCTGAGAAATGTGATGAAAAAGCAAGGGGTTAAAAAGGAGCCAGGCTTTAGTTGGGTTACTATTAACGGTAAAGCCCATAAATTTTATGCAAGCGATCAGGAACACCCAGAGAAAAAAAGCATTTATCTTATGCTGGAAGAATTAAGGGTGGATATGAAGGCTTTGGGTTATAAACCAGATTTCAGATCTGTTTTAACATCTGGAGATTGA